The Grimontia kaedaensis genome has a window encoding:
- a CDS encoding YciI family protein — protein sequence MKYMLLLYAAPDKEPQYGTPEFDEMMAAFAATSDAYEKDGVLVGGEGLQDIETATSLRIKSGKVEIMDGPFAETREHLGGYYVLDVADLDAALKYAEMIPVAHFGTIEVRPLLVFDQES from the coding sequence ATGAAATACATGCTACTGCTTTACGCTGCACCGGATAAAGAGCCTCAATACGGAACGCCAGAATTCGATGAAATGATGGCCGCATTTGCCGCAACCAGCGACGCTTATGAGAAAGATGGGGTGCTGGTGGGTGGTGAAGGGCTGCAAGATATCGAAACAGCGACGTCTTTACGGATAAAGTCCGGCAAGGTGGAAATTATGGATGGCCCCTTTGCGGAAACACGCGAGCATCTGGGCGGCTATTACGTGCTCGACGTTGCGGATCTGGATGCGGCCTTGAAATATGCCGAGATGATACCTGTCGCCCACTTCGGCACCATAGAGGTGCGGCCGCTGTTGGTCTTTGATCAAGAAAGCTGA
- a CDS encoding transmembrane anchor protein, whose protein sequence is MYNSDMPTRAELPTSKQLIRSTLIALVTAIVLLVTVILPAEYGIDPTGIGRVLGLKEMGDIKTQLAQEAAADKATNSLAVTSDNMDVEALTITEFQGEKPVWKDRVLLALKPGQGAEVKLLMQQGEQAIFEWKAKGGAVNFDAHGDGNGNVVSYEKGRGATEDQGVLTAAFTGNHGWFFRNRNDHTVMVILRTSGKYSEVKRMF, encoded by the coding sequence ATGTATAACTCCGATATGCCCACCCGCGCGGAATTGCCCACGTCGAAACAGCTTATCCGCTCAACGCTGATTGCGCTTGTCACCGCTATCGTCTTGCTGGTGACAGTGATTTTGCCAGCGGAGTATGGCATTGACCCAACGGGTATTGGCCGGGTATTGGGGCTTAAAGAGATGGGTGATATCAAAACGCAGTTAGCCCAAGAGGCGGCAGCAGATAAAGCCACCAATAGTTTAGCTGTCACGTCAGATAACATGGACGTAGAAGCACTCACTATTACCGAGTTTCAGGGCGAAAAACCCGTCTGGAAAGACCGGGTGCTGTTGGCCCTTAAGCCCGGACAAGGGGCGGAAGTGAAGTTGTTGATGCAGCAGGGAGAGCAAGCGATATTTGAATGGAAAGCCAAAGGTGGGGCTGTGAATTTTGACGCACATGGTGATGGGAATGGCAATGTGGTCAGCTATGAAAAGGGCCGCGGTGCGACTGAAGATCAAGGTGTGCTAACGGCTGCATTCACGGGCAACCATGGCTGGTTTTTCCGCAATCGCAATGACCACACTGTGATGGTGATATTGCGCACCAGCGGTAAGTACTCCGAAGTTAAGCGAATGTTTTGA
- a CDS encoding HupE/UreJ family protein yields MQRKTRSIMFSTVVLFLAAISSSEAFAHAVAEGDKGYIQEITGTHIFAFMYLGAKHMVTGYDHILFLLGVIFFLYRPKHIALYVSLFALGHSTTMLLGVYFNIGINSYIIDAIIGLSVVYKAMDNLGAFQRWFGVQPNTKLATLLFGFCHGFGLSSKIIDYDISPDGLVPNLLAFNIGVELGQLLALGAILILMGYWRRHTHFYRQAYSANVVMMSLGFMLIGYQLTGYVVAQH; encoded by the coding sequence ATGCAAAGAAAAACGCGCTCAATCATGTTCAGCACAGTGGTGCTGTTTTTGGCTGCTATCAGCAGCTCAGAGGCGTTTGCGCACGCCGTCGCGGAAGGCGACAAAGGTTATATTCAGGAAATCACAGGCACACATATCTTCGCTTTTATGTACCTCGGTGCAAAGCATATGGTGACGGGTTACGACCACATCCTCTTCCTGTTAGGCGTTATTTTCTTTCTCTACAGACCAAAGCACATAGCGCTTTATGTCAGCCTGTTTGCGCTGGGGCATTCAACGACAATGCTACTGGGCGTCTATTTCAACATTGGTATCAACAGTTACATTATTGACGCCATTATTGGCCTTTCTGTGGTTTACAAAGCCATGGATAACCTCGGTGCCTTCCAGCGCTGGTTTGGTGTCCAACCCAACACCAAACTTGCCACCTTGCTATTCGGCTTCTGTCACGGCTTTGGTTTGTCATCCAAAATCATTGATTACGATATCTCGCCCGATGGATTGGTGCCGAATCTTCTTGCTTTCAACATCGGGGTAGAGCTTGGTCAACTCTTGGCTTTGGGGGCGATACTGATTTTGATGGGGTATTGGCGTCGGCATACCCACTTTTATCGCCAGGCTTATTCTGCCAATGTTGTGATGATGAGCCTCGGTTTTATGCTGATCGGATATCAGTTAACGGGCTACGTCGTCGCGCAGCATTAA
- a CDS encoding FecCD family ABC transporter permease: protein MLIAFVLSLQFGTVPLSLEQVLIGLGAFNEDDASMISRILMDLRLPRAILALIAGAGLALVGALLQTTTRNDLADPFLFGLSSGASAGAVLVITKLGDALGIWSLPIAAFAGGIVSAAAVLMLFSLQKKQGDNNIVLCGLAISFLFGAVTSFLIYSGDQRAASSILFWTMGGLGLARWDNLIFAAVGVLCLVVLILVRYRELDTLLVSEQTSHSLGINVHRLQSEVFLCCAFCTASIVALTGVVGFVGLMVPHLVRPFSGMTHKRALPLIALWGAVILTLGDLVSRTILAPQELPVGIVTAALGGLFVLYLVWKKPAR from the coding sequence ATGCTGATTGCTTTTGTGTTGAGTTTGCAGTTTGGAACTGTGCCGCTTTCCTTGGAGCAGGTGCTTATAGGCTTGGGCGCGTTCAACGAAGACGACGCCAGTATGATAAGCCGTATCCTAATGGATTTGAGGTTACCCAGAGCAATCCTCGCACTGATTGCAGGCGCTGGTTTAGCCTTGGTGGGTGCACTGCTTCAAACCACCACACGCAATGATTTGGCGGATCCTTTCCTGTTTGGTTTGTCTTCCGGTGCGTCGGCAGGAGCGGTATTAGTTATTACCAAGCTTGGTGATGCACTTGGCATATGGTCTCTGCCTATTGCTGCATTTGCAGGAGGAATCGTCTCAGCCGCAGCGGTGCTGATGCTCTTTTCCCTCCAGAAAAAGCAAGGCGACAACAACATTGTCCTGTGTGGATTAGCCATCTCCTTTTTGTTTGGTGCTGTGACCAGCTTTCTTATCTATTCTGGTGACCAACGTGCTGCGAGCTCAATTTTGTTCTGGACGATGGGCGGACTGGGTTTAGCCCGTTGGGATAACCTGATTTTTGCCGCTGTGGGCGTGCTCTGCTTGGTGGTTCTGATTCTGGTGCGATACCGGGAGTTGGATACCTTGCTTGTCAGCGAGCAAACGTCCCACTCGCTGGGTATCAATGTTCACAGGCTGCAAAGTGAAGTATTCCTGTGCTGCGCTTTTTGTACAGCTTCGATTGTTGCACTCACCGGTGTGGTTGGCTTTGTGGGATTAATGGTGCCTCATCTGGTGCGCCCATTTTCAGGGATGACCCACAAGCGCGCGTTGCCCCTCATTGCATTGTGGGGCGCGGTGATCTTAACCCTTGGTGATCTTGTTAGCCGCACCATTCTGGCACCACAGGAACTGCCAGTCGGTATTGTGACAGCGGCCTTGGGCGGTTTGTTTGTGCTCTATCTTGTGTGGAAGAAGCCTGCCCGTTGA